A genomic region of Oryza glaberrima chromosome 1, OglaRS2, whole genome shotgun sequence contains the following coding sequences:
- the LOC127770951 gene encoding uncharacterized protein LOC127770951 isoform X1, which yields MAASAAFALLFSNLPQPLRRRRPPPPMLSTLRLLRRHHRRRRLAAASSAAMSSSGGASSSSSSGERHGVGRSPNRLAAEHSPYLLQHAYNPVDWYPWGEEAFEKARRKDVPIFLSIGYSTCHWCHVMEVESFENDEIAKILNDGFVSIKVDREERPDVDKVYMTYVSALYGGGGWPLSVFLSPNLKPLMGGTYFPPDDKYGRPGFKTILRKVKEAWETKRDALEKTGNVVIKQLRDALSAKASSQDMPNDLAVVSVDNCVEKLAGSYDPKFGGYGSAPKFPRPVENCVMLYKFRKHLESGQVSESQNIMKMITHTLQCMARGGVHDHVGGGFHRYSVDECWHVPHFEKMLYDQGQIANVYLDTFLITGDEYYSSVARDILDYLRRDMIGEEGEIYSAEDADSAEYDGAPRKREGAFYVWTNKEIEDTLGENSELFKNHYYVKSSGNCDLSRMSDPHDEFKGKNVLIERKQASLMASKCGKSVDEYAQILGDCQHKLFDVRSKRPRPHLDDKVIVSWNGLAISAFARASQILKSEPTGIRFCFPITGCNPEEYLGVAEKAARFIKEKLYDSSSNRLNHSYRNGPAKAPGFLDDYAFLINGLLDLYEYGGKIEWLMWAAHLQVIQDELFLDKQGGGYFNTPGEDPSVLLRVKEDYDGAEPSGNSVAAINLIRLSSIFDAAKSDGYKCNVEHLLAVFQTRLRELGIALPLMCCAADMLSVPSRKQVVLVGNKESTEFRDMVAATFSTYDPNRTVIQIDPRNTEEMGFWESNNAIIAQMARSSPPEKPAVAHVCQDFKCSPPVTSADALRVLLNKTVAAATSSAAA from the exons atggcggcctccgccgctttCGCCCTCCTCTTCTCCAACCTTCCCCAAccgcttcgtcgccgccgccctcctcctcctatgCTCTCCAcgcttcgcctcctccgccgccaccaccgccgccgccgcctcgccgccgcctcctccgccgccatgtcgtcgtcgggcggcgcgtcctcctcctcgtcgtcaggGGAGCGGCACGGCGTGGGGCGGAGCCCgaaccgcctcgccgccgagcacAGCCCCTACCTGCTGCAGCACGCGTACAACCCG GTCGATTGGTATCCTTGGGGAGAAGAGGCTTTCGAGAAGGCTCGCAGAAAGGACGTTCCCATCTTTCTATCAA TTGGCTATAGCACATGCCATTG GTGCCATGTGATGGAAGTGGAGTCTTTTGAGAATGATGAAATCGCAAAGATTCTAAATGATGGGTTTGTTAGCATCAAG GTGGACCGTGAAGAGCGACCAGATGTTGACAAG GTGTACATGACATATGTATCAGCACTGTATGGCGGTGGTGGTTGGCCTTTGAGTGTCTTTTTGTCTCCTAATTTGAAACCGTTGATGGGTGGTACATACTTTCCTCCAGATGATAAGTACGGAAGACCAGGATTCAAGACTATTTTAAG GAAGGTTAAGGAGGCCTGGGAAACTAAACGCGATGCGCTTGAGAAGACAGGAAATGTGGTCATCAAACAACTGCGAGATGCATTATCTGCTAAAGCTAGCTCTCAAGATATGCCAAATGATCTGGCTGTTGTTTCCGTGGATAATTGTGTTGAAAAG TTAGCAGGCAGTTATGATCCAAAATTCGGTGGATATGGCTCTGCTCCAAAGTTTCCAAGACCTGTTGAGAATTGTGTAATGTTATATAAATTTCGGAAGCATTTGGAATCTGGACAGGTGAGTgaatcccaaaatataatgaaGATGATAACTCATACATTGCAATGTATGGCAAGGGGTGGAGTTCATGATCACGTTGGAGGTGGCTTTCATAGATATAGTGTGGATGAGTGCTGGCATG TCCCGCATTTTGAGAAGATGTTGTACGACCAAGGACAGATAGCTAATGTATATCTAGATACATTTCTGATCACGGGAGATGAGTATTATTCTTCAGTTGCACGTGATATACTTGATTACTTGAGGAGAGACATGATCGGAGAAGAAGGTGAAATTTACTCAGCAGAAGATGCTGATAGTGCAGAATATGATGGTGCTCCAAGAAAAAGGGAGGGAGCTTTCTATGTGTGGACTAATAAGGAG ATTGAAGACACACTTGGGGAGAATTCAGAGCTATTCAAGAATCATTACTATGTCAAATCATCTGGCAATTGCGACCTTTCGCGGATGAGTGATCCTCACGATGAGTTCAAGGGTAAAAATGTGCTAATAGAAAGAAAACAAGCTTCTTTGATGGCATCAAAGTGTGGCAAGTCTGTTGATGAATATGCTCAAATCCTGGGGGATTGTCAGCATAAGTTGTTTGATGTCCGGTCAAAAAGGCCAAGGCCACATTTGGATGATAAG GTTATTGTCTCATGGAATGGACTAGCTATATCTGCTTTTGCAAGAGCTTCCCAAATTCTGAAATCAGAACCAACTGGAATCAGATTTTGTTTCCCAATTACTGGGTGCAAC CCAGAGGAATATCTTGGAGTTGCAGAAAAGGCAGCACGTTTTATAAAGGAAAAACTATATGATAGCAGCTCAAACAGGCTGAATCATAGTTACCGAAATGGGCCAGCAAAAGCACCAGGTTTTTTGGATGATTATGCTTTCCTAATAAACGGGTTGCTGGATCTCTATGAGTATGGTGGTAAGATAGAGTGGCTTATGTGGGCTGCTCACCTTCAAGTCATTCAG GATGAATTGTTCTTGGACAAACAAGGTGGTGGCTATTTCAATACTCCTGGAGAAGACCCTTCTGTTCTTCTGCGTGTTAAAGAAGATTATGATGGTGCGGAGCCTTCTGGTAACTCAGTAGCTGCTATCAACTTGATCAGATTGTCCAGTATATTTGATGCAGCAAAATCCGATGGTTACAAATGCAATGTTGAGCATCTCCTG GCCGTCTTCCAGACGAGGCTGAGGGAACTTGGTATAGCATTGCCGTTGATGTGTTGTGCGGCAGACATGCTTTCTGTCCCGTCCAGGAAGCAGGTGGTTCTGGTGGGGAACAAAGAATCGACTGAATTCCGTGACATGGTTGCTGCCACATTTTCGACATATGATCCAAATAGAACT GTGATCCAAATAGACCCCAGGAACACCGAGGAAATGGGATTCTGGGAGAGCAACAACGCCATCATCGCGCAGATGGCACGGAGCAGCCCACCGGAGAAGCCAGCGGTGGCGCACGTCTGCCAGGACTTCAAGTGCAGCCCTCCGGTGACCTCTGCAGACGCTCTCCGCGTGCTGCTCAACAAGACAGTGGCAGCTGCTACTTCGTCTGCTGCTGCCTGA
- the LOC127770951 gene encoding uncharacterized protein LOC127770951 isoform X2 — protein sequence MTYVSALYGGGGWPLSVFLSPNLKPLMGGTYFPPDDKYGRPGFKTILRKVKEAWETKRDALEKTGNVVIKQLRDALSAKASSQDMPNDLAVVSVDNCVEKLAGSYDPKFGGYGSAPKFPRPVENCVMLYKFRKHLESGQVSESQNIMKMITHTLQCMARGGVHDHVGGGFHRYSVDECWHVPHFEKMLYDQGQIANVYLDTFLITGDEYYSSVARDILDYLRRDMIGEEGEIYSAEDADSAEYDGAPRKREGAFYVWTNKEIEDTLGENSELFKNHYYVKSSGNCDLSRMSDPHDEFKGKNVLIERKQASLMASKCGKSVDEYAQILGDCQHKLFDVRSKRPRPHLDDKVIVSWNGLAISAFARASQILKSEPTGIRFCFPITGCNPEEYLGVAEKAARFIKEKLYDSSSNRLNHSYRNGPAKAPGFLDDYAFLINGLLDLYEYGGKIEWLMWAAHLQVIQDELFLDKQGGGYFNTPGEDPSVLLRVKEDYDGAEPSGNSVAAINLIRLSSIFDAAKSDGYKCNVEHLLAVFQTRLRELGIALPLMCCAADMLSVPSRKQVVLVGNKESTEFRDMVAATFSTYDPNRTVIQIDPRNTEEMGFWESNNAIIAQMARSSPPEKPAVAHVCQDFKCSPPVTSADALRVLLNKTVAAATSSAAA from the exons ATGACATATGTATCAGCACTGTATGGCGGTGGTGGTTGGCCTTTGAGTGTCTTTTTGTCTCCTAATTTGAAACCGTTGATGGGTGGTACATACTTTCCTCCAGATGATAAGTACGGAAGACCAGGATTCAAGACTATTTTAAG GAAGGTTAAGGAGGCCTGGGAAACTAAACGCGATGCGCTTGAGAAGACAGGAAATGTGGTCATCAAACAACTGCGAGATGCATTATCTGCTAAAGCTAGCTCTCAAGATATGCCAAATGATCTGGCTGTTGTTTCCGTGGATAATTGTGTTGAAAAG TTAGCAGGCAGTTATGATCCAAAATTCGGTGGATATGGCTCTGCTCCAAAGTTTCCAAGACCTGTTGAGAATTGTGTAATGTTATATAAATTTCGGAAGCATTTGGAATCTGGACAGGTGAGTgaatcccaaaatataatgaaGATGATAACTCATACATTGCAATGTATGGCAAGGGGTGGAGTTCATGATCACGTTGGAGGTGGCTTTCATAGATATAGTGTGGATGAGTGCTGGCATG TCCCGCATTTTGAGAAGATGTTGTACGACCAAGGACAGATAGCTAATGTATATCTAGATACATTTCTGATCACGGGAGATGAGTATTATTCTTCAGTTGCACGTGATATACTTGATTACTTGAGGAGAGACATGATCGGAGAAGAAGGTGAAATTTACTCAGCAGAAGATGCTGATAGTGCAGAATATGATGGTGCTCCAAGAAAAAGGGAGGGAGCTTTCTATGTGTGGACTAATAAGGAG ATTGAAGACACACTTGGGGAGAATTCAGAGCTATTCAAGAATCATTACTATGTCAAATCATCTGGCAATTGCGACCTTTCGCGGATGAGTGATCCTCACGATGAGTTCAAGGGTAAAAATGTGCTAATAGAAAGAAAACAAGCTTCTTTGATGGCATCAAAGTGTGGCAAGTCTGTTGATGAATATGCTCAAATCCTGGGGGATTGTCAGCATAAGTTGTTTGATGTCCGGTCAAAAAGGCCAAGGCCACATTTGGATGATAAG GTTATTGTCTCATGGAATGGACTAGCTATATCTGCTTTTGCAAGAGCTTCCCAAATTCTGAAATCAGAACCAACTGGAATCAGATTTTGTTTCCCAATTACTGGGTGCAAC CCAGAGGAATATCTTGGAGTTGCAGAAAAGGCAGCACGTTTTATAAAGGAAAAACTATATGATAGCAGCTCAAACAGGCTGAATCATAGTTACCGAAATGGGCCAGCAAAAGCACCAGGTTTTTTGGATGATTATGCTTTCCTAATAAACGGGTTGCTGGATCTCTATGAGTATGGTGGTAAGATAGAGTGGCTTATGTGGGCTGCTCACCTTCAAGTCATTCAG GATGAATTGTTCTTGGACAAACAAGGTGGTGGCTATTTCAATACTCCTGGAGAAGACCCTTCTGTTCTTCTGCGTGTTAAAGAAGATTATGATGGTGCGGAGCCTTCTGGTAACTCAGTAGCTGCTATCAACTTGATCAGATTGTCCAGTATATTTGATGCAGCAAAATCCGATGGTTACAAATGCAATGTTGAGCATCTCCTG GCCGTCTTCCAGACGAGGCTGAGGGAACTTGGTATAGCATTGCCGTTGATGTGTTGTGCGGCAGACATGCTTTCTGTCCCGTCCAGGAAGCAGGTGGTTCTGGTGGGGAACAAAGAATCGACTGAATTCCGTGACATGGTTGCTGCCACATTTTCGACATATGATCCAAATAGAACT GTGATCCAAATAGACCCCAGGAACACCGAGGAAATGGGATTCTGGGAGAGCAACAACGCCATCATCGCGCAGATGGCACGGAGCAGCCCACCGGAGAAGCCAGCGGTGGCGCACGTCTGCCAGGACTTCAAGTGCAGCCCTCCGGTGACCTCTGCAGACGCTCTCCGCGTGCTGCTCAACAAGACAGTGGCAGCTGCTACTTCGTCTGCTGCTGCCTGA
- the LOC127757726 gene encoding cytochrome c1-2, heme protein, mitochondrial-like, with translation MAAGRGISQLLKKAFRPSSSSPLSSSWINHEESSGFTGLRALAILGVGASGLLSFATIASADEAEHGLEAPHYPWPHAGILSSYDHASIRRGHQVYTQVCASCHSMSLISYRDLVGVAYTEEETKAMAAEIEVVDGPNDEGEMFTRPGKLSDRFPQPYANEQAARFSNGGAYPPDLSLITKARHNGQNYVFALLTGYRDPPAGVSIREGLHYNPYFPGGAIAMPKMLIDGAVEYEDGTPATEAQMGKDVVSFLSWAAEPEMEERKLMGVKWIFLLSLALLQAAYYRRMKWSVYKSRKLVLDVVN, from the exons ATGGCTGCTGGGAGGGGCATCAGTCAGCTTTTGAAGAAAGCATTTCGTCCATCT AGCTCATCTCCGCTCTCTTCATCCTGGATAAATCATGAAGAGTCCTCTGGCTTCACTGGATTGAGAGCATTGGCTATTCTGGGAGTTGGTGCTTCTGGCCTTTTAAGTTTTGCTACAATTGCATCTGCTGATGAAGCGGAGCATGGGTTGGAAGCCCCACACTATCCCTGGCCACATGCTGGCATCCTTAGCTCATATGATCATGCATC AATAAGGCGTGGCCATCAAGTTTATACACAAGTGTGTGCCTCTTGTCACTCAATGTCCTTGATTTCATACCGAGATTTGGTTGGTGTGGCCTATACAGAAGAGGAAACAAAAGCAATGGCTGCTGAGATTGAAGTGGTTGACGGTCCTAATGATGAAGGTGAAATGTTCACACGTCCAGGTAAGCTGAGCGACCGTTTCCCACAACCCTACGCAAATGAGCAAGCAGCTCGATTTTCAAATGGCGGGGCATACCCCCCGGATCTCAGTCTAATCACAAAG GCCAGGCACAATGGCCAGAACTATGTTTTTGCTCTTCTCACTGGTTATCGTGATCCACCTGCTGGTGTTTCG ATTCGTGAAGGCTTGCATTACAATCCCTACTTCCCTGGTGGTGCCATAGCCATGCCCAAGATGCTTATTGATGGAGCAGTCGAGTATGAAGATGGCACTCCAGCTACAGAAGCCCAG ATGGGAAAAGATGTTGTCTCGTTCTTGTCATGGGCGGCGGAGCCTGAGATGGAAGAGAGAAAACTG ATGGGAGTGAAATGGATTTTTCTACTCTCCCTCGCACTTCTGCAAGCTGCATATTACCGGCGCATGAAGTGGTCCGTCTACAAGTCGCGCAAGCTGGTCCTTGATGTGGTTAATTGA